A portion of the Hyalangium minutum genome contains these proteins:
- a CDS encoding AHH domain-containing protein, which produces MPPDVVENTAYSQKIHDSYHASLDRKYAADKAKKKKAKAKAKAKGLPHASTDDPLKGVLGKGDKYAQRAHDYLLTNGGRNKVYQDLSHHHVKRINRKKLEHFKFPGGPVENFNPSAKYKGKKAGQRFPYVWEAHHMLPGSAFYFELNGTLCFTAAQRQIILKSDYNINHGHNMIDLPDQAWAVPVHRLIQHPGDHPEYTARVMKALSKLSKKLQELADKGAKHEKLKEKVFEQLQDLENQCWEFLIALGRRSVNAVLAGKVLVDVNVRYETKDGKTKFKWGALY; this is translated from the coding sequence ATGCCTCCAGATGTCGTCGAGAACACCGCGTACTCCCAGAAGATCCACGACAGCTATCACGCGAGCCTGGATCGGAAGTACGCGGCCGATAAGGCCAAGAAGAAGAAGGCGAAGGCCAAGGCGAAGGCCAAGGGCCTGCCGCACGCGAGCACGGACGATCCGCTCAAGGGCGTGCTGGGCAAGGGCGACAAGTACGCCCAGCGGGCGCACGACTACCTGCTGACGAACGGCGGGCGGAACAAGGTGTACCAGGACCTCTCGCACCACCACGTGAAGCGCATCAACCGGAAGAAGCTGGAGCACTTCAAGTTCCCGGGCGGCCCGGTGGAGAACTTCAACCCCTCGGCCAAGTACAAGGGCAAGAAGGCCGGACAGCGCTTCCCCTATGTCTGGGAGGCCCACCACATGCTGCCGGGCTCGGCCTTCTACTTCGAGCTCAACGGCACACTCTGCTTCACAGCGGCGCAGCGCCAGATCATCCTCAAGTCCGACTACAACATCAACCACGGGCACAACATGATCGACTTGCCGGATCAGGCCTGGGCTGTTCCTGTCCACCGGTTGATCCAGCACCCGGGAGACCATCCGGAATACACCGCCCGGGTGATGAAGGCCCTCAGCAAGCTCTCCAAGAAGCTTCAGGAGCTGGCCGACAAAGGGGCGAAGCATGAAAAGCTCAAAGAGAAGGTGTTCGAGCAGCTCCAAGACCTGGAGAACCAGTGCTGGGAGTTCCTCATCGCGCTAGGACGCAGGAGCGTGAATGCGGTGCTGGCCGGCAAGGTGCTCGTGGACGTGAACGTCCGCTACGAAACCAAGGACGGCAAGACCAAGTTCAAGTGGGGCGCGCTGTACTGA
- a CDS encoding Imm43 family immunity protein: MAYWILKVPNQGAVLGGFPRSKIKAWRYGKGERLAKEFPKNAAVQFADKFKSRRELFDFVFNFDDALYVSSKVRAILEQLETPELEFLPVSIKDHKGAVAAKDYFILNPVGTQDIIDMKKSDVVMDSLIEGEISRIKKLVLQPKAVDKGAHLFRATNMPDLIVIDDKVRTAFEKQGVTNYQLFKAEGWDGLELGGAEFDDPDGGITF; this comes from the coding sequence ATGGCCTATTGGATCCTCAAGGTTCCGAACCAAGGGGCGGTTCTCGGGGGCTTCCCCCGCAGCAAGATCAAGGCGTGGCGCTATGGGAAGGGCGAGCGGCTGGCCAAGGAGTTCCCCAAGAACGCGGCCGTCCAGTTTGCGGACAAGTTCAAGAGCCGGCGCGAGCTCTTCGACTTCGTCTTCAACTTCGACGACGCGCTCTACGTCTCCAGCAAGGTGCGCGCCATCCTGGAGCAACTGGAGACGCCCGAGCTCGAGTTCCTGCCTGTCTCCATCAAGGACCACAAGGGCGCGGTGGCCGCGAAGGACTACTTCATCCTCAACCCTGTCGGCACCCAGGACATCATCGACATGAAGAAGTCGGATGTCGTCATGGACTCGCTGATCGAAGGCGAGATCTCCCGGATCAAGAAGCTGGTGCTTCAGCCCAAGGCCGTCGACAAGGGGGCTCACCTCTTCCGCGCGACGAACATGCCCGATCTGATCGTGATCGACGACAAGGTCCGCACCGCCTTCGAGAAGCAAGGCGTGACGAACTACCAGCTCTTCAAGGCCGAGGGTTGGGATGGCCTGGAGCTGGGAGGCGCGGAGTTCGATGACCCCGACGGCGGCATCACCTTCTGA
- a CDS encoding Imm49 family immunity protein, with the protein MKSLRADAAMKLEGLMDDFRPGADRDTLLAQVNDILLSLHTIAVATLLVDGNPQGFFLNLCRAAENGRRLLELLQARQLTPPPASWNMPLLAALAAGNFPQADAIAAASTSTWLHAEVREYEDEFLWAVILQQLAHHKPPPASRVEPLIARLEKLNKKEYGSRCALARALLTQSSSGFAKAFEAARLDYEVRIEKEAQEFGTPVTAFAPHRFLWLEGLALLRLAERAGIPLEGADLKYCPPLARVPMAAKYADDWAIPARTASK; encoded by the coding sequence ATGAAATCCCTCCGCGCCGATGCGGCCATGAAGCTCGAAGGGCTCATGGACGACTTCCGGCCCGGCGCGGATCGCGACACGCTGCTGGCCCAGGTCAACGACATCCTCCTGAGCCTCCACACCATCGCCGTGGCCACGCTGCTGGTGGATGGCAACCCCCAGGGCTTCTTCCTCAACCTGTGCCGCGCCGCCGAGAACGGCCGCCGACTCCTGGAGCTGCTCCAGGCCCGTCAGCTCACCCCTCCTCCCGCTTCGTGGAACATGCCCCTGCTGGCCGCGCTCGCCGCTGGGAACTTCCCCCAGGCGGACGCCATCGCCGCGGCCTCCACCTCTACCTGGCTGCACGCGGAGGTGCGTGAGTACGAGGACGAGTTCCTCTGGGCCGTCATCCTCCAGCAGCTCGCGCACCACAAGCCGCCTCCGGCCTCGCGGGTGGAGCCGCTGATCGCCCGCTTGGAGAAGCTCAACAAGAAGGAGTACGGCAGCCGCTGTGCCCTGGCGCGGGCGCTGCTCACCCAGTCCTCGTCCGGCTTCGCGAAGGCCTTCGAGGCCGCTCGGCTCGACTACGAAGTCCGGATCGAGAAGGAGGCCCAGGAGTTCGGCACGCCTGTCACCGCGTTCGCCCCGCACCGCTTCCTCTGGCTGGAGGGGCTGGCGCTGCTGCGGCTGGCGGAGCGGGCGGGCATTCCGCTCGAAGGCGCGGATCTGAAGTACTGCCCTCCCCTCGCCCGCGTCCCCATGGCGGCGAAGTACGCGGATGACTGGGCCATCCCGGCGCGCACCGCCAGCAAGTGA
- a CDS encoding DUF6484 domain-containing protein, with amino-acid sequence MKKREAGHKSGQALEELIREPRVGSVVGVTKDGSPRVDYPGNTRGPLAARVSASIPSDVLVRAAEQHQQALLFFENGDPGLPILVTLLATPSATPLTDAVLAEPAASMPEEALVDGERVVIRGQQEVVLECGKASITLRRDGKIVLKGAEILTAASGLQRIKGGKVQIN; translated from the coding sequence ATGAAGAAGCGTGAGGCCGGACACAAGAGTGGACAGGCCCTCGAGGAGCTCATCCGCGAGCCTCGGGTTGGCTCGGTCGTGGGCGTCACGAAGGACGGCTCGCCCCGGGTGGATTACCCGGGCAACACGCGAGGCCCGCTCGCCGCTCGGGTGTCCGCGTCGATTCCCTCGGACGTCCTGGTGCGCGCCGCCGAGCAGCACCAGCAGGCACTCCTCTTCTTCGAGAACGGCGATCCTGGGCTGCCCATCCTCGTCACCCTTTTAGCCACGCCGAGCGCCACGCCGCTCACGGATGCGGTGCTCGCGGAGCCCGCGGCCTCGATGCCCGAGGAGGCGCTCGTGGACGGTGAGCGGGTGGTGATCCGCGGCCAGCAGGAGGTCGTCCTCGAGTGCGGCAAGGCCAGCATCACCCTGCGCCGGGACGGGAAGATCGTGCTGAAGGGCGCGGAGATCCTCACGGCCGCCTCCGGGCTGCAGCGCATCAAGGGCGGCAAGGTTCAGATCAACTGA
- a CDS encoding DUF4150 domain-containing protein, whose amino-acid sequence MSTSVGVNKLSVVNQDTNGKTIAFPDVCKTPSPGGPIPIPYPNIAQSSDTDKGTKKVKVDGKPVCIADSNFKMSTGDEAGTAGGGVASNKTKGKAEFVNYSFDVSFEGKGVARSFDLMLHNDKNTPPFPVLQAPVIGLGKSGDKPKCLLCEKEL is encoded by the coding sequence ATGAGCACGAGCGTCGGCGTCAACAAGCTGTCAGTGGTGAACCAGGACACGAACGGGAAGACCATCGCCTTCCCGGACGTGTGCAAGACGCCGAGCCCCGGCGGGCCCATTCCCATCCCGTACCCGAATATCGCCCAGTCCTCGGATACGGATAAGGGCACCAAGAAGGTGAAGGTGGACGGCAAGCCCGTGTGCATCGCGGACTCCAACTTCAAGATGAGCACGGGCGACGAGGCGGGCACCGCGGGCGGTGGCGTGGCCTCCAACAAGACCAAGGGCAAGGCCGAGTTCGTCAACTACTCCTTCGACGTGAGCTTCGAGGGCAAGGGCGTGGCCCGCTCCTTCGATCTCATGCTCCACAACGACAAGAACACGCCGCCGTTCCCCGTGCTGCAGGCGCCCGTCATCGGCCTGGGCAAGTCCGGAGATAAGCCCAAGTGCCTCCTCTGTGAGAAGGAGCTCTAG
- a CDS encoding DUF2169 family type VI secretion system accessory protein: MGHPTSENRTPFTFEPLFLADEELRPLLVPVVKATFEISPQGKLSLAEEQEPLELSGTKWDGSDEASDKYEPEGAFFKPATDVVLVGHAHAQEKGTRELLVALKVGALQKGVRVIGDRAWFKSMGSIAMTKPAPFERIPLRYERAFGGWDRSNPDAAKHHFEPRNPVGTGFRAAGSRFEEGVRLPNLEDPVQPIEEWGDRPAPVGFGFIGPNWQPRAAFAGTYDAAWEKSRKPLLPRDFDRRFLNAASPGLIAPGYLQGSEPVVIANATPEGRLAFSLPGLPPPQVVVYRKRESDEDLELRLDTVIIDTDAMRLVLLWRGMLVLAQEPTEVESMVVTCEGSERWGPPQASGEQAE, translated from the coding sequence ATGGGGCATCCCACCTCCGAGAACCGTACGCCCTTCACCTTCGAGCCACTCTTCCTCGCGGATGAGGAACTGCGCCCGCTGCTCGTACCCGTGGTGAAGGCCACGTTCGAGATCAGCCCTCAGGGCAAGCTTTCACTGGCAGAGGAGCAGGAGCCACTCGAGCTGTCCGGCACGAAGTGGGACGGCTCGGACGAGGCCAGCGACAAGTACGAGCCCGAGGGCGCCTTCTTCAAGCCCGCCACGGACGTGGTCCTCGTGGGCCACGCTCATGCCCAAGAGAAAGGCACTCGCGAGCTGCTCGTCGCCCTCAAGGTCGGGGCCCTGCAAAAGGGTGTGAGGGTCATCGGCGATCGGGCCTGGTTCAAGAGCATGGGCAGCATCGCCATGACGAAGCCCGCTCCCTTCGAGCGCATCCCTCTCCGCTATGAGCGTGCCTTCGGCGGCTGGGATCGCAGCAACCCCGACGCCGCGAAGCACCATTTTGAACCTCGCAACCCCGTGGGCACCGGCTTCCGCGCGGCCGGGAGCCGCTTCGAGGAGGGCGTGCGTCTGCCCAACCTGGAAGACCCGGTGCAGCCCATCGAGGAGTGGGGAGACCGCCCCGCGCCCGTGGGCTTCGGCTTCATCGGTCCGAACTGGCAGCCTCGCGCCGCCTTCGCTGGTACCTACGACGCGGCCTGGGAGAAGTCGCGCAAGCCGCTGCTCCCGAGAGACTTCGACCGGCGCTTCCTCAACGCCGCGTCCCCCGGCCTCATCGCTCCCGGCTACCTCCAGGGGAGTGAGCCCGTCGTCATCGCCAACGCTACCCCCGAGGGCCGGCTCGCCTTCAGTCTCCCCGGGCTTCCGCCCCCGCAGGTCGTGGTCTACCGGAAGCGCGAATCGGACGAGGATCTCGAACTGCGCCTCGACACCGTGATCATCGACACCGACGCGATGCGCCTGGTCCTCCTCTGGAGGGGGATGCTCGTGCTCGCCCAGGAGCCCACCGAAGTGGAGTCCATGGTGGTCACCTGTGAGGGTTCGGAGCGGTGGGGACCTCCCCAGGCATCCGGCGAGCAAGCGGAGTAG
- a CDS encoding MYXO-CTERM sorting domain-containing protein, with translation MDTTPDTPEPPDPGGCDCAAGSGDASWLLGGLALLARLTSPRRQWLR, from the coding sequence GTGGACACCACCCCTGACACACCCGAGCCTCCGGATCCGGGCGGCTGTGACTGCGCTGCAGGCTCAGGCGATGCCTCCTGGCTGCTGGGTGGGTTGGCACTGCTGGCCCGCCTGACTTCCCCGCGCCGCCAGTGGCTGCGCTGA
- a CDS encoding type 1 glutamine amidotransferase domain-containing protein — MKALAALKILLIVTSHEQLGTTQERTGFWLEELAAPYQEFSVAGAQVDIASPRGGKAPADPRSVKDPSEVSRAFLADPKAVKKLEHTLVLEEVKEPYDAYFVVGGHGVMWDLAVHTPLQRLLASAYERGAVVAAVCHGPAALVGVKGSDGRPLVAGKRVAGFSNEEEVAVKLDKVVPFALETRLRELGGRYERGPMWGSFAVRDGRLVTGQNPASSVAVAREVLAALKEQ, encoded by the coding sequence ATGAAGGCACTGGCTGCCCTCAAGATTCTGCTGATCGTCACCAGCCACGAGCAGCTCGGCACCACTCAGGAGCGCACGGGGTTCTGGCTGGAGGAACTCGCGGCGCCCTACCAGGAGTTCTCGGTGGCGGGTGCGCAGGTGGACATCGCGTCTCCCCGCGGAGGGAAGGCCCCCGCGGATCCCCGCAGCGTGAAGGATCCCTCCGAGGTTTCTCGTGCGTTCCTGGCCGACCCCAAGGCGGTGAAGAAGCTCGAGCACACGCTCGTGCTGGAGGAGGTGAAGGAGCCGTACGACGCCTACTTCGTGGTCGGTGGGCACGGGGTGATGTGGGATCTGGCGGTCCACACCCCGCTGCAGCGCCTGCTCGCGAGCGCCTACGAGCGGGGCGCGGTGGTGGCGGCGGTGTGCCATGGGCCCGCGGCGCTGGTGGGGGTGAAAGGCTCGGATGGCCGCCCACTGGTGGCGGGCAAGCGCGTGGCGGGCTTCTCCAATGAGGAGGAGGTGGCGGTGAAGCTCGACAAGGTGGTGCCCTTCGCGCTCGAGACACGGCTGCGCGAGCTGGGCGGCCGCTACGAGCGCGGGCCCATGTGGGGCAGCTTCGCGGTGCGAGACGGGCGGCTGGTGACGGGCCAGAACCCGGCCTCTTCCGTGGCTGTCGCGCGCGAGGTGCTCGCCGCTCTGAAGGAGCAGTGA
- a CDS encoding LysR family transcriptional regulator: protein MLGNHEALWTLWEVSRAGTYAAAAARLGITASAVGQQLKALEQRLGVALFERVGRRARLTAIGQALIERLGEHLPALDAALEEAAATHRAVRGEVSLGGPWPFCRSWLRPRLPSLLERYPDLRLNIRFDVPSLLTRRLLGGELDLAIVGTLPEEPGLEVHPIAHEGFIAVAAPGYLRRHGTPRSARDFAAHRFIAFDSDLAMLVPWWRAAFGPREPLPTQVVCRITNLDEMLALAEAGCGITVLPDYLVGTSVNEGRMVALEPEVRRRSLRHNRGTLWLAWRRAAAPTARFLAVRDWLLEGGLKE, encoded by the coding sequence ATGCTTGGCAATCACGAAGCGCTCTGGACGCTGTGGGAGGTGAGCCGGGCCGGGACCTACGCAGCCGCAGCAGCACGGCTGGGGATCACGGCCTCGGCGGTAGGCCAGCAGCTCAAGGCACTGGAGCAGCGCTTGGGCGTCGCGCTGTTCGAGCGCGTAGGACGGCGCGCCCGGCTCACGGCGATCGGCCAAGCTCTGATCGAGCGGCTGGGCGAGCACCTGCCTGCCCTCGATGCGGCGCTGGAGGAAGCCGCCGCCACCCACCGAGCAGTGCGCGGAGAGGTATCACTGGGAGGCCCGTGGCCTTTCTGCCGCTCCTGGCTGCGCCCTCGCCTGCCCTCTCTGCTGGAGCGCTACCCAGACCTGCGCCTGAACATCCGCTTCGATGTCCCCAGCCTGCTCACCCGCCGGCTGCTGGGCGGAGAGCTGGACCTGGCCATTGTCGGCACGCTGCCCGAGGAGCCAGGGCTGGAGGTGCACCCGATCGCCCATGAAGGCTTCATCGCCGTGGCCGCGCCCGGCTATCTGCGGCGACACGGCACGCCTCGCTCGGCACGGGACTTTGCGGCTCACCGCTTCATCGCCTTCGACTCCGATCTGGCGATGCTCGTCCCTTGGTGGCGAGCGGCCTTCGGTCCCCGAGAGCCGCTGCCCACCCAGGTGGTATGCCGCATCACCAACCTGGACGAGATGCTGGCGCTGGCGGAAGCCGGATGCGGCATCACCGTGCTGCCCGACTACCTGGTTGGAACCTCGGTCAACGAGGGGCGGATGGTAGCGCTCGAACCGGAGGTCCGCCGACGCTCGCTGCGCCACAACCGGGGGACGCTCTGGCTGGCATGGCGCAGGGCCGCGGCGCCCACGGCGCGATTCCTCGCGGTACGCGACTGGCTGCTGGAGGGCGGGCTGAAGGAATGA
- a CDS encoding HTTM domain-containing protein, which produces MTEQAVSTPGTASRLWAHLLAPRDIAALAVFRVAFGLMVTVSAVRFLAYGWVQEFFVRPKFHFTYWGFGWVPALPAPWIHVVFAALGMLGLCVALGFYYRVAIALLFVTFTYVQLVDVTTYLNHYYLVSLLAGLLCFVPAHRAFSVDAWRNPVLRQDWLPTWCTYLLRFQVAVVYVFAGLAKLTPDWLVHAQPLQIWLSARTGLPLVGPMLDQTWVAYAAAWSGFLFDTTIVAFLLVRRLRPFAYVVVLGFHAATWALFPIGMFPVIMVTAALVFFDSSWPRWLVSRLRRVERPKPPVAVPVLAAPGRKARIALGVAVAYGILQIALPLRTHFYGGNVLWHEQGMRFSWRVMAREKNGSVTFVVRSPVTGKEWHVPPRQYLTQLQEREMSVQPDLILQLARRIARDFEAEGKGPVEVHADARASLNGRPSELLVDPEVDLAHQADGLAPKGWILPAPDSPPARLRPAQRWGASARR; this is translated from the coding sequence ATGACTGAGCAGGCGGTGAGCACGCCGGGCACGGCCAGTCGGCTCTGGGCGCATCTGCTGGCTCCGCGAGACATCGCGGCCCTGGCGGTCTTCCGGGTGGCGTTCGGGTTGATGGTGACGGTGTCGGCGGTGCGCTTCCTCGCCTACGGCTGGGTGCAGGAGTTCTTCGTCCGGCCGAAGTTCCACTTCACCTACTGGGGCTTCGGGTGGGTGCCCGCGCTCCCGGCCCCGTGGATCCACGTCGTCTTCGCGGCCCTGGGCATGTTGGGGCTCTGCGTGGCGCTGGGCTTCTACTACCGCGTGGCGATCGCGCTGCTCTTCGTCACGTTCACGTACGTCCAGCTCGTGGACGTCACCACGTACCTCAACCACTACTATCTGGTGAGCCTGCTGGCGGGGCTGCTGTGCTTCGTCCCTGCGCACCGGGCGTTCTCCGTGGATGCGTGGAGGAACCCGGTGCTGCGCCAGGACTGGCTGCCCACGTGGTGCACGTACCTGCTGCGCTTCCAGGTGGCCGTCGTCTACGTGTTCGCCGGGCTGGCCAAACTCACCCCGGACTGGCTGGTGCATGCCCAGCCGCTCCAGATCTGGCTCTCGGCGCGCACGGGGCTTCCGCTCGTGGGGCCGATGCTGGATCAGACGTGGGTCGCTTATGCCGCGGCGTGGTCGGGGTTCCTCTTCGACACGACGATCGTGGCCTTCTTGCTCGTGCGGAGGCTGCGTCCGTTTGCGTACGTGGTGGTGCTGGGGTTCCATGCGGCGACCTGGGCGCTGTTCCCCATCGGGATGTTCCCGGTGATCATGGTCACGGCCGCGTTGGTGTTCTTCGATTCCTCCTGGCCGCGGTGGCTCGTGTCGCGCCTGCGCAGGGTGGAACGGCCGAAGCCGCCCGTTGCGGTGCCCGTGCTGGCGGCCCCCGGGAGGAAGGCCCGGATCGCCCTGGGGGTGGCTGTGGCCTATGGGATCCTTCAGATCGCGCTTCCGCTCAGGACCCACTTCTATGGAGGCAATGTCCTCTGGCACGAGCAGGGCATGCGCTTCTCGTGGCGAGTGATGGCCCGAGAGAAGAACGGCAGCGTGACCTTCGTGGTGCGCTCACCCGTGACGGGCAAGGAGTGGCACGTGCCTCCGCGCCAGTACCTCACGCAGCTTCAGGAGCGGGAGATGTCCGTGCAGCCGGACCTCATCCTGCAGCTTGCTCGGCGCATCGCCCGCGACTTCGAGGCGGAGGGCAAGGGCCCCGTCGAGGTTCATGCCGACGCGCGTGCATCGCTGAACGGGCGCCCCTCGGAGCTCCTGGTGGATCCGGAGGTGGATCTCGCGCACCAGGCGGATGGGCTTGCTCCCAAGGGGTGGATTCTGCCTGCGCCGGACTCTCCGCCCGCTCGGCTTCGGCCTGCGCAGCGCTGGGGCGCCTCTGCGCGTCGGTAG
- a CDS encoding imelysin family protein has translation MPRNRLEGARGAGVFALAVLTCLCACKEDSKPDPGNTPPAETVRKELLAAVGSCEQSRSKAFQATAVELETATAALAAAPDTANRDAARAAFHRAMDAWQEIDAMQVGPTLPRSQPGGAELRDNIYSWPLVSRCAVEEQIVARGYESQDFPAMLVSRRGLYAVEFLLFYEGTDTACAPSSPIVAGGTWAALPVEERQARKRAYAAAAAKAVRARADQLADAWDPGKGNFGATLASPGTGNAIYPSVQMALNSVSDGLFYLDSEMKDRKLARPLGLRECDSESCPELLESIYAGRSKANLRNNLVGFRRIVEGCGEGFSGRGFDDLLEAVGSDSLAQALRSRLVAADAALNAIEEQDLAQALVQDKASVRALYDSLKGVTDLLKTDFVTVLDLELPQTVEGDND, from the coding sequence ATGCCACGAAATCGCCTCGAGGGGGCCCGCGGCGCGGGAGTGTTCGCGCTCGCAGTGCTCACGTGTCTGTGCGCTTGCAAGGAGGACAGCAAGCCCGATCCCGGCAACACGCCTCCGGCGGAGACGGTTCGGAAAGAGCTGCTGGCCGCGGTGGGCTCGTGCGAGCAGAGCCGCTCGAAGGCCTTCCAGGCTACTGCCGTGGAGCTGGAGACGGCGACAGCGGCCTTGGCTGCGGCTCCCGACACGGCCAATCGGGACGCGGCTCGGGCGGCGTTCCACCGGGCGATGGACGCGTGGCAGGAGATCGATGCCATGCAGGTGGGGCCCACGCTGCCTCGAAGCCAGCCGGGCGGGGCGGAGCTGCGGGACAACATCTACTCGTGGCCGCTCGTGAGCCGGTGCGCCGTGGAGGAGCAGATCGTCGCTCGTGGCTACGAGTCGCAGGACTTCCCGGCGATGTTGGTGTCCCGCCGGGGGCTGTACGCGGTGGAGTTCCTGCTGTTCTACGAGGGCACGGACACGGCCTGTGCTCCGAGCTCTCCGATCGTGGCTGGAGGGACATGGGCAGCGCTGCCGGTCGAGGAGCGGCAGGCGCGCAAGCGGGCCTATGCGGCGGCGGCGGCCAAGGCGGTGCGGGCGCGAGCGGATCAGTTGGCGGACGCGTGGGATCCGGGGAAGGGGAACTTCGGGGCGACGCTGGCGTCGCCTGGCACGGGCAACGCGATCTACCCGTCGGTGCAGATGGCGCTGAACTCGGTGAGCGACGGGCTCTTCTACCTCGATAGTGAAATGAAGGATCGGAAGCTGGCGCGCCCGCTGGGCCTGCGGGAGTGTGACTCAGAGTCGTGCCCGGAGCTGCTGGAGTCGATCTACGCGGGGCGTTCGAAGGCGAACCTGCGCAACAACCTCGTGGGGTTCCGGCGCATCGTCGAGGGCTGTGGGGAAGGGTTCTCGGGCAGGGGCTTCGATGATTTGCTGGAGGCGGTGGGCTCAGACTCGCTCGCGCAGGCCCTGCGCTCGAGGCTGGTGGCAGCCGATGCCGCGCTCAACGCGATCGAGGAGCAGGATCTGGCGCAGGCGCTCGTGCAGGACAAGGCCTCGGTCCGCGCGCTCTACGATTCGCTCAAGGGTGTGACGGATCTGCTCAAGACCGACTTTGTCACCGTGCTGGACCTCGAGCTGCCCCAGACGGTGGAAGGGGACAATGACTGA